The Myroides phaeus DNA segment ACACTTTTATTTTAATATGAAAAAGGTATATCTTACAGTAGCAGCACTTTTTTTGTGCTCAATGACTTCTGTATTTGGTCAGGTTCAAGATGATACGCTTTTTGACGAAAATAGAAAAGCACAAGGATTAAATGAACGTTGGGATTTAACTCCAGAAACGAGAAAGAAAACCTTTACTATTACGCCTTATAAACCTATTTATTTGTTGCCAGCCAAATGGTATAGTAGACCAAATGAGCAGCCAACAAGTTTAAATCCTAACAATAGTTCTACGGAACCGATTGATTATGATAACTGGGAGATTAAGTTTCAGTTGAGTTTTAAAACTAAAGTTGCACAAGGACTTTTTGATGGTAAAGGTGATATTTGGTTAGCTTTTACACAAACAGCTAATTGGCAAGCGTACAATGGTAAAGAATCAAGACCTTTTCGTGAGTTAAATTACGAACCGGAAATAATCTTTAATTATCCGTTAGATTTTGCAATTAACGATTTTAAGTTTAAAATGGTTGGTTTTGGGTTTAATCACCAGTCAAATGGAAAGAGCTTACCTACTTCAAGAAGTTGGAATAGGTTTACAATGCACTTAGGAATGGAGTATAACAAATGGACATTTATGTTGCGTCCTTGGGTTAAATTTCACGAAACATTCGAGAAGGAAGATAATCCAAGAATTGAGGAGTATATTGGGAAAGGAGAACTAAATGTTATTTACAGTAGAGATAATGGTCAGATGTTTACCTTCTTAATGCGTAGTAATATGCGTTTGAATAGTAGATATAAAGGTTTTACTGAATTAACGTGGGCTTATCCAATCAAACATAATTTAAAAGCATTTGTGGTTGTAAATAATGGTTATGGTGATTCTATGATTGACTATAACTGGAATCAAACGACTGTAGGGGTAGGGATTACGTTAATGGAATGGTTATAGCAGACTATTAGATTTGGTGAGTAAACGGCTTAGTATCTTCTTGCTTTTGAATCAGCTAAGATTGATAATCAAGTAGGTAGAAATAAGACTATTTATTATACTGAGTTAAATATATAAAAGGAAAAAGGGGCTATCTAATTATAGATAGCCCCTTTCCTTATTAGTATTGCTGCTGTATAGCAATAAAAACAAATGACAATTCAGTTTGTAAATATTTGTCCTAAGAGTTTTTTATATCTTGTTGTTTAGCCGCCTTTTTAAGCGAATAAGCTAAGTAAGCAATGAATGCTATGAACCCAAGGAAAGAGAACCAGTTGTCTTTTATAGACCATAAGTTCTCACTATTTAAATTGAAAATTCCGTAAACTAACCATAGTAGTACTATAAAAGTTGCTCCCTTTTCAAGATTTTTTTTATTCATTTTATGAAGTTTAAATAGTCATAGAGAAAAGCTGTCTTTGTGGTTTATTTCTCTGAAGGCGTAAGTCGAAAGCCATACAGATATTTCTTACAAAAGCTCTTCCTTTTTTAGATATCTTAATTTTATTTCCTGTAATATTGATAAGTTGATCTTCTTCAAATTCCTTTAATTCTTGTAAGATAGGAGTGAAGTTAATTTTATCAATATCCTCATCTAAGTCAGTAGATAAAGAACACATTAAATTTAAGATATGTTTTCGGATTATCAAATCTTCTTCCGTCAAAATATGACCTTTGGTAACAGGTATTATATTTTCGTCTAATAAGCTATAATAAGTATCAATATCTTTTTCATTCTGTGCAAAAGAATACCAACTATCACTTATAGAAGAAACTCCTAAGCCAATCATTACTTGTGTTTTAGAAGATGTGTAGCCCATAAAGTTTCTATGAATATTTTGAGAGTTTAGCGCTTTGTACAATGAATCTGATTTCAAAGCAAAGTGATCCATTCCAATTTCAACATAGTCATTCTTTAATAAAAGTTCTTTCCCTTTTTCATAAAGTTCACGCTTTTCATTGTCTTTTGGTACATCTTCATCATTAAATCCTCTTTGACCATTACCTTTAATCCACGGCACGTGTGCATAACTATAAAAAGCAAGCCTGTCAGGTGATAGTGATTTAGTTTTCTCAATAGTATCTATTACGTGTGCTAAATTCTGAAAAGGCAAACCATAAATAATATCGTGCGATATAGAAGTATAACCTAATTCTTTAGCCCAAAGTGTAACTTTAGCGACATTGTGAAAACTCTGTTCTCTGTGTATAGCTTTTTGAACTTCTGGGTTATAATCTTGTACACCAAAACTAACACGTCTAAAACCTAAGTTGTATAACGTAGCTAAGTGTTCTTTCGTTGTGTTATTAGGATGTCCCTCAAAACTAAATTCGTGGTTATCAGCAATGATAGCATTATTTGTTATTCCTTCTATCAACATTGTTAGGTTCTCTGGAGAGAAGAAAGTAGGAGTACCACCGCCTAAGTGAATCTCCTTAATCTTTGGTTTAGCACCAAAAAGATTACAATACAATTGCCATTCTTTTAGTACAGCTTGTATATATGGGTTCTCTACTTCGTGTCTTTTTGTGATTCGTTTATGGCAACCACAGAAAGTACAAAGACTTTCGCAAAAAGGTAAGTGAATATAAATACTGATACCCTCAGTATCATTAGACTCTATAAAAGATCTTTTACACGATTCAAGCCAACTCTCTCTTGTAAATGTTTCTTGTTCCCAATAAGGCACAGTAGGATAACTGGTATATCTTGGACCAGGTACATTGTATTTTTGAATAAGAGAAAGTGACATATTTATTATATATTTGAAAACAAAAGTAGAGTTTAAAAATAGTGCATACTATGATAATTGTCATTTTAGCCTATCAAATCAAGCAAATTATGAGAACAAAAAATGTAATGAAATTCTTTTTAGTACTTTGTATGGGGATTTCAACTGTAGCTTGCGCACAGGAGAAAAAAGATCATTTGATGTCAAATGAAACGTTTAAAGAAGTAATTGAGACAAATAAGGTTCAATTATTAGATGTGAGAACTGAGAAAGAATTTAATGAAGGAACAATCGAATACGCTCAAAATATAGATGTATTACAAGATAACTTTTTAGAGGAAGCTAATAAATTAGATAAGTCGCAACCATTATATATTTTCTGTAAATCAGGTAAGAGAAGTGCTAAAGCAAGAAATATGTTATTAGAACAAGGCTTTGAACAAGTATATGAGTTAAAAGAAGGATATTCTAAATGGAATACTACTTCTGTTGAGAATTAGTAAGATACATTGCGGAATTGAGAATATGACTCTTGTAATGAAATTGATTTTATCAATTATTTAAGATTTATTATTCTTTATGAGAACGAAGTTTTGTTATTTTTGAAAAAAACAGTGAGATTATGGATACAGCATCATTTGGAGGATTTATAAAGACTTTACTGATTATAGTATTAGTCTATTATGCGTTCAAGTTTGCTATGCGTTATTTATTTCCTTTGCTATTAATGAAGGTAGCAAAAAAGGCAGGGCAGAACTTTCAAGAAAGACAACAACAACAATATAACCAGTATAGAGAGAATCAAAGTCAACAAGCGAAACCAGACACTTCGTCAGACAATCAGGTTCCTCGATCAACAAAGGTTGTTGGAGAATATATCGAGTTTGAAGAAATAGATACAAAATAGTAAGAAGACCCCAATGTGGGTCTTTTTTTATACCCTTATATTTCTGTAATGTTCTCTTTAGTGCGTGATTAAATTTACTTACTTTAGCGTATTCAATAAAAAAGTAAATGCCACGCAAAGGATGAATACGTTAAAGAAATTTTTACCCCATTTTTTAGTTGTTATAGGTTTTGCTATAGTAGCCTTATTATATTTTTCACCTGTCTTGTCAGGAAAGGTTATCCATCAGTCTGATATTGTACAATACACTGGTATGGCCAAAGAGCAAATAGACTATCGTTTACAATCAGGAGATGAACCTTATTGGACCAATAGTGCTTTTGGAGGAATGCCAACCTATCAATTGGGAGCAAAGTATCCGCATAACTACGTGAAAGCCTTAGATAGTGCTATTCGTTTTTTACCACGACCAGCGGATTATTTATTCGTTTACTTCATTGGATTCTATATCTTGTTAATTTCATTGGGAATGAAGCCATTAAGGTCTTTTATCGGAGCCTTAGCCTTTGGTTTTTCAACCTATTTGATTATTATATTAGGCGTTGGACACAATGCGAAAGCGCACGCTATTGCTTATATGCCAATGGTTGTAGCTGGAGTGTTGTTAGTCTTTAGAAAGCATTATATCAAGGGAGGTATACTTACCTTAGTTGCCGCAGCATTAGAAATTAGTGCTAACCACTTCCAAATGACCTATTATTTATTATTACTATTAGTAGTGATAGGCGTTTATTACACAGTTGTTTACATTAAAAATAAAGAGTTTAAAGAATTAGGAACTGCTATAGGTATCTTCATTGTTGCAGGTATTTTAAGTATAGGAGCTAATGCAACTAACTTAATGGCAACATCTGAATACACAAAGTTTAGTACTCGTAGTAATAGTGAGTTGTCTTTTCAAGCAGATGGCTCGCCAAAGACTTCTTCAAATGCAATGAGTTATGAGTATATCACTGAATATAGTTATGGCTTATTTGAAAGCTTTAACTTACTTGTTCCTCGTTTAACAGGAGGAGCAAATAACGAGAAGTTAGATAGTAAATCAAATGTTTACTCTTATTTCGGTTCATTAGGAGCATCACATCAACAAGCAGCAGAAATGGCTGAACACTCGCCAACGTATTGGGGAGATCAACCAATTGTAGCTGCACCAGCGTATATAGGAATCGTTGTTTTCTTCTTATTTGTGGTTGGAATGTTTGCTGAAAAGCGAAACGTTAAGTATGTTTTTGTTATCGGAGCAGTTCTATCATTATTGCTTTCTTGGGGTAAAAACTTCCCATTATTAACAGACTTCTTCATAGACTTTGTGCCTTTATACAACAAGTTTAGAGCAGTATCGTCAATACAAGTAATCTTAGAATTGTGTATTCCTGCTTTAGCAATAATGGGCTTGTATGCTTATAGTAAAATTGAGAAAGAAGAGCAGATGGCTGTACTTAAGAAATCAGCTATCATTACAGTTTTACTTTTCGCTTTCTTATTTGTTATCAAAGGAACATTAAGTTTTATTGGATTAAACGATGATTACTATAGAAATGCTTACGGAGAGATAGGACCTGGTTATATCAAAGCATTAATAGACGATAGAAAATCTCTTTATACAGCAGACTTGATTAGAGCATTTATCTTAGTATTGTTTACGGCCGTTACCTTATTCTTTACTGCAAAAGAAAAAATATCAGCGAAAATATCAGTGATTATTATTGGTGTTTTGATGGTAGGAGATTTGGTATTGGTTGACAGAAGATATGTAAATGATTCTAATTTCGTGTTAGCTACACAAATGACTAATCCGTTCCAAGCAACACAAGCAGATAAAGTTATTTTAAATGACCCGAGCCATTTCAGAGTTTATGAAGTAGCAGGTGGATTTAATAGTGCGCGTTCTTCATTCTTCCATAATTCTTTAGGAGGATACCACGCAGCTAAGCCACGTAGAATGCAAGAATTAGCAGAGTACCAATTGAGCGGTAAGAACAATATGGAAGTTCTGAATATGATGAATGTTCGCTATGTGATTCAAAAAGATGAGCAAGGACAAGATATTCCAATGTTAAACGAAAATGCAAATGGTAATGCTTGGTTTGTTTCAACAATCAAAAAAGTAAGTACTGCTGATGATGAAATGAAGGCATTTGATCAATTAAAAACAAAAACAGAAGCTGTAGTAAATACTGCACAGTTTTCAAATATCAATTTAAAAGACAATTATACAGTTGATTCGGCTACTATTTCATTGCGTAGTTATGCACCAAATAAAGTTGTCTATGACTATGTAAATGAGGAAGATGCTGTAGCTGTATTCTCAGAAATATACTATCCAAAAGGATGGGTTGCAAAGATTGATGGGGTAACAGAAACGCCAATTTTTGCGGCTGATTATGTATTAAGAGCAGTAGTGTTGCCAAAAGGGAAACACACTGTAGAGTTTACATTTGAACCAGAAGTAATTAAAAAAGGAGGAATGATTTCATTAATTTCATCATTCTTAATCCTGTTAGTTATTGTTGGGGGAGTTCTTTATGTAGTAAGAATGGAAAAAGAAAAAAGAGCGTAAAACTGTGTTATGACAGAGAAAAAGAAAGTTTTAATCATTAGTTATTATTGGCCACCAGCAGGAGGACCAGGCGTACAGCGTTGGTTAAAGTTTGTGAAATACCTTCCAGACTTTGCTATCGAGCCTATTTTATATATACCTGATAATGCTACTTATCCTTTAATGGATAATAATCTTATCAAAGAAGTTAACCCTGACGTAACTATACTTAGAAATAAGATTAGTGAACCTTATAAGTTGGCTAAAGTCTTCTCGTCAAACAAGACGAGTTCTCTTAGTGCTGGTATGATTCCAAATCAAAAGAAGCAGACTTTTATAGACAAGTTGTTATTATGGGTCAGAGGTAATTGCTTTATTCCAGATGCACGTGTGAAATGGGTAAAACCCTCTGTAGTCTATCTTACAAAGTATTTACAGGATAATCCGGATGTGAAGACAATCATTACAACGGGACCTCCTCATAGTATGCACCTGATAGGTATGGCGTTGAAAGAGAAGTTAGGAGTTAATTGGATTGCTGACTTTAGGGATCCTTGGACAACCATTGGTTACCATAAGGAACTGAAGTTGACAGAAAAATCTAAGCAAGCTCATTTGAATTTAGAGAAGCAAGTCTTGAATAATGCTGATGAGATTATTGTAACAAGTAAGACTACTAAAAGTGAATTTGAAGAAAAGACGAATACTCCTATAACAGTAATTACGAATGGATATGATATTACCAATGTCGGAAAGGTTGCTTTAGATGATAAGTTTACTTTAGCTCATATTGGTTCATTCCTTGCTAATAGAAACCCACGTGTTTTATGGAAGGCGATTAGTGAATTAAGAAAAGAAAATAAAGAGTTCAAAGCGCAGTTTCAATTAAAGTTAATAGGAAAGGTCAGCCAAGAAATCTTAGATACCATCAAGGAGTTTAAATTAGAGGGTTGTACGCTAAATATGGGGTATATAGATCACATAGACTCTTTAAAGCAAATGCGTGCATCTCAAGTACTGTTATTAGTTGAAATTGATTCAGATGATACTAAAGCAATTATTCCTGGAAAGTTATTTGAGTATATGGCTTCTGAACGACCAATATTAGGAATAGGGCCAGAGGAATCTGATTTCTTTGAGATAATTCAACAAACCAATACAGGAAAAGTAGCTTTATATAGCGAAAAGGATAAGATAATGGATGTTCTGTCTGAGTATTTTGAATTGTATAAAAATAAGCAATTAAATGTACACGGAATGGGATTACAGTATTACAGTCGCAAGCGCTTAACAGAGAAATTGGTAAGTGTAATTAAGAAGTATTAAGATTACAGAAATATAAACAAAAAAGGGTAACGCATCGCGTTACCCTTTTTTGTTATAATTTATCTTTCAAGTATTTACCTGTAATAGATTTTTTGTTTTTACAAATCTCCTCAGGAGTTCCAAAAGCTACAAGTTCACCACCATTTTCACCGCCTTCAGGACCGATATCAATGATGTAATCAGCACATTTAATCAGGTCTAAATTGTGTTCAATCACAATAATAGAATGCCCTTTAGCAATCAATGCCTCAAATGATTTAAGCAATTTCTGAATATCGTGAAAATGAAGACCCGTAGTAGGTTCATCAAAAACAAATAATACCTTATCTCTTGTTGTACCCGCTAATAAGAAAGATGCCAACTTAATACGTTGAGCCTCTCCACCAGAAAGTGTTGAAGATGATTGTCCTAATTGTACGTAGCCTAAACCAACCTCGTGTAGAGGTCTTAATCGTTGTGCTATTTTCGTTTGATTATGCGTTTCAAAGAATTGTAAAGCATCATCAATTGTCATTGTTAGGATATCATCAATATTCTTCCCTTCAAAGTTTACTTCAAGTATTTCCTTTTTAAAACGTTTACCATGACAAGTTTCACATTCTAAGTGAACATCAGCCATAAACTGCATTTCTACCGTTACAGTACCTTCCCCTTTACAAGTTTCACATCTTCCACCATCTACGTTAAAAGAGAAGTGTTTCGGTTGGTAATTGCGCAATTTAGACAACTGTTGTTTAGAATATAAATCTCTAATCTCATCATAGGCTTTGATGTACGTAACAGGATTAGATCGTGAACTTCTACCAATAGGGTTTTGGTCCACATATTCAACAGCTTTAATATTAGCGAACTCACCACGCATTTCTGTAAATTGTCCTGGCTTATCACTTAGTCCTCTCAACTTTTTTTGTAATGCTGGATATAGTATCTTTTTAACTAATGTACTCTTTCCTGATCCAGAAACTCCTGTGATTACAGTAAGACAATCAAGAGGGAAAATAACATCTACATTTTTCAAGTTGTTTTCTCTCGCACCAACAATCTCGATGTAATTTTTATACTCGCGTCTTGACTTAGGCACTTCAATCTTCATTTTACCACTTAGGTATTGTCCTGTCAAAGAATCTGACTTTAAAATATCTTCATAAGTACCCTGAGCTACAAGTTCTCCACCAAACGTACCAGCTTCTGGACCAATATCAATAATTTGGTCAGCCGATTTCATAATATCCTCATCGTGCTCAACGACAATCACTGTATTACCAAGTGCTTTTAAGTTATTAAGCACATCAATAAGTTTTTCTGTGTCCTTAGGATGTAAACCAATACTTGGTTCGTCTAAGATATACATAGAACCCACTAAACTACTACCAAGAGAAGTAGCCAAGTTAATACGTTGTGACTCTCCACCAGATAAAGTAGAGGAGTTACGATTCAACGTAAGATAGTCTAAACCAACATTCGTTAAGAACTCCAAACGGTTGTTAATTTCAATTAGCAATCGATTAGCAACTTTAGCATCATATTTATTAAGTTCTAATTGATTAAAAAATGTTTTGATATGCTTAATTGGTAAATCAACCAATTCAGATACTGTTTTACCACCAACTAAAACGTAGTTTGCCTCTTTTCTAAGTCTTTTACCTTTACAAGTAGGACATTTTGTTTTACCTCTATAACGAGAAAGTAAAACCCTGTTTTGTATTTTATAATTTTTTTCTTCCAGTTCCTCAAAGAAGCCATTTAAACCAGTAAAGAATTTATTACCCTCCCAAAGCAGCGCTTTTTGTTCTTCTGTAAGTTCAAAGATTGGTTTGTGAATAGGAAAGTCAAATTTATAAGCATTGTTGACTAACTGGTCTCTATACCAGCTCATAGATTCACCTCTCCAAGGGAAAACAGCATTCTCATAAACCGAAAGTCCTGTATTAGGAATTACTAATTCTTCATCAATTCCTATAATGCTACCATAACCATCACAAGAAGGGCAGGCTCCGTAAGGGTTGTTGAAGCTAAATAAATGTACATTTGGTTCTAAAAAGGTAATGCCATCTAATGTAAAGTTATTACTAAACTCTACTCTTGAGTTATCAGAAAGATCTTGTAAATAACAATAACCTTTACCTTCAAAGAAAGCATTCTCAATAGAATCTCCAAGACGATTATAAAACTCCTCTGTGTCATTTACAACAATTCGGTCAACGATAAGCATAATATCCTTGATGTTCATTTTTGCAATAGCCTCTGCTGTATTTTCGTCTAAGAATGAATCCAAACGTGTTGTTTCATTTTTGTACAGAATTCTTGCATATCCTTGTTGTAATAAAATATGTAAGAGAATGTGCAATTCTCGATCCTCGTCTAATTGTATAGGAGCAAGTAATAACCATTTAGATTTAAGTTCTAATCCTTTTATGTAATCCAAAACATCGCTTACCGTATCTTTTTTAACTTCTTTTCCTGAGATAGGAGAGAAGGTTTTTCCAATACGAGCATAAAGAAGTTTAATGTAATCATAAATTTCAGTTGACGTACCAACGGTAGATCGGGCATTTGTAGTATTTACTTTTTGCTCAATAGCAATAGCAGGAGCAATACCCTTGATGTATTCAACTTTTGGTTTATCAATTCTACCAAGGAATTGACGTGCATAAGCAGACAAACTTTCCACATACCTTCTTTGACCCTCAGCATAAAGGGTATCAAAAGCTAAACTTGATTTTCCAGAACCAGATAAACCGGTAACAACAACAAAATTGTTTCGAGGAATAACAACGTCTATATTTTTAAGGTTGTGCAACTGAGCACCTTTAATAATAATATTCTTTTTGGGATCTATTTTAGAGAAATCTGTTTTTTTCATTTTGCCTACAAAGGATGAAAAACAAAGGTAATGCTTTCTTTGTTTCTTTAAAACTAAGACTACTTTGTTTTTTATAAGTTGGTTTAAGAAAACACTATTATCATAAAAAAAAATAAGGAAGAAAGATAGCTATGTAAAAGCTGTTTTTCGTGGTAAGTGTGAAATAAGCTAATATTATGACGTATAAATTATCAACTTTTGATAATCAGTATAATAAAAAAAGTATAAAATTATTTTAACACAATATTTTGTCTATATTTGTACCACAAAACTATCAAAAATAAAAAAGGCCTATACAACAAAAATACTTTATAAATATAATTACAGCTATTTAAAGAATTTTGTTATGGTATATGTAGATATGCCGGATGCTATGTTAGTAAAATACTATATAGCTGGGGGCGAAGATGCACTTGAAGTTTTGATAAAAAGACATCAGTCAAAAATCTATGGGTTTATATTCTCTAAATTACCCGATTCAGATTTGACGAATGATATATTCCAAGAAACTTTTATTAAAGTTATAAACACACTAAAATCAGGACGATATAATGAAGAGGGTAAGTTTTTACCTTGGGTAATTCGTATTGCTCATAATTTGGTAATGGACCATTACCGAAAAGAAAAACGCCTGAATATTCAATATGATTCTGAGGACCTACCGCTATTTTCATTTTTAAAAGATGATTCTCAAACAATGGAAGGTTTGATGATTAAAGAGCAAGTTGAAGAAGATTTACGAATGTTAATTAAAGAACTGCCTGAAGATCAACGACAAGTTGTTATGATGCGTATGTATCAAGATTTAAGTTTTAAAGAGATTGCAGAGATTACTGATGTAAGTATTAATACAGCATTAGGAAGAATGCGTTATGCCTTGTTGAATTTAAGGAAGTTAATTGATGATAACCAAATCGTTTTGACTGATATATAATATTATTGTAAATTGTTCGTTATAATGGTACAAAACAACAAAACAGTCCATATATGAAGAACAACTACAATGCAAAACACCCTGAATTTTCTTTACCAAAAAAAGAAACAATCGAATTTCTTTTAAATTATTCAAAAAGACTATCTAACTTAGAGCTAAATGGTTTATTGAGTAAGAAATCGCTTAAATTAAAAGAAAACTAAAAATAAAAAAGCACGTAAAATTATTTACGTGCTTTTTTCTTATAGTACTCATTGATAACGGTTTTTCTACCGATAACACTCGTTATAATATCTATTTCTAAATTCCATCCTCGAGCAGGAGAATATTGTCTTCCATACCACACTAACTGTAAATGTAGTTTATTCCATCTGTCTTTAGGAAACAATCTTTTAGCATCTTTTTCAGTTTGCTCAACACTTTTTCCATTTGTAAAATTCCAACGATACATCAAGCGGTGTATATGTGTATCAACAGGAAATGCAGGTATTCCGAAGGCTTGAGAAATTACAACACTTGCTGTTTTATGACCAACAGCGGGCATTTCTTTCAATGCTTCCAAATCAGCAGGAACTTCACCATTATATTTTTCTATCAGGATTTGAGAAAGTCCGTAAATCCCTTTTGATTTCATTGGCGATAATCCACAAGGTCTAATGATGTCTTGAATCTCTTCAACTGTCATTTTAACCATATCATACGGATTATCAGCTTTAGCAAATAGAATAGGTGTGATTTTATTTACACGTTCATCTGTACATTGTGCAGAAAGCAATACTGCTATAAGTAAGGTATATGGATCTTTATGGTCTAATGGTACTGGTATTTCTGGATATATTGCGTCTAATGTATCAAGAACAAACTGAACTTTTTCACTTTTCGTCATTGTCATTTTCTTTTATAAATGCGAATATACTTAAAAAAGAAGGTTTTGTTAAGGCATTGCTATAAATGTTATTGATGCCTATATAATCAAATAAGTAAGTTTCATTTTTGAACAAGAAAGTAGGGAAATCAGCAAAGAAATGGGCGGTTTTTTTCTCACATAAGAAGATCCTTTATAAGTATCCGAGTATATAATTAGCTCGTTTTAAGTGAAAAAATAGGTAAAAAATGGATTTTTTAAATAGGTTTTTAGTCAAAAAAGGAGGAAAGTGAGCTGTTTTTTAGCTAAAAAAGGCTTGTTTTGACAGGTTTTCTATCATTTTAAAATCGTATAAAATTAAGTGGTTTTTAATGTAAGCATTTGTTTATCAGTTGTTTATCAGTTGTTTATTTGTTGTTTTTAAAGTATTTTATTTTAGTCTCATAAGTAGATTCTCCGACAATAGTGGGACAATCCTTGGAGAATACTGGGCTAAGGGGTATTTTGTCGGACAATTGTCAGAGGAGTGTCGGATAATTGTCAAATAAGCTTAGTTATAGTATATTATAAAACAAGGCTTGAAGATTAATATCGAGTATTTATAGACGAGGCGTAAAGTAAAAAGCTTCGTTAGTGGTCTATTGCATTTAGTTAAGGAGTATTTAATTTTGTAGCTGTTCAAGGAGATAGACTTTTAAAATTTCCCTTAAACTTGTTAAAGTGTAGTATTATTCTGTGAATAACTAATATATTTATCCTTAGAAAAATTAGTACAATGAAAAACATAGGAGTTTCCTTATTAGTGTTGCTTTTTGCTTCAGTTGCCAGTTTTGGACAAGCACAAGAAAAGCGTCCTTTAATTGATGTATTCGTCAAGGATTACAACGCTAATGATTATGATGATATTT contains these protein-coding regions:
- a CDS encoding phospholipase A, with the translated sequence MKKVYLTVAALFLCSMTSVFGQVQDDTLFDENRKAQGLNERWDLTPETRKKTFTITPYKPIYLLPAKWYSRPNEQPTSLNPNNSSTEPIDYDNWEIKFQLSFKTKVAQGLFDGKGDIWLAFTQTANWQAYNGKESRPFRELNYEPEIIFNYPLDFAINDFKFKMVGFGFNHQSNGKSLPTSRSWNRFTMHLGMEYNKWTFMLRPWVKFHETFEKEDNPRIEEYIGKGELNVIYSRDNGQMFTFLMRSNMRLNSRYKGFTELTWAYPIKHNLKAFVVVNNGYGDSMIDYNWNQTTVGVGITLMEWL
- the hemN gene encoding oxygen-independent coproporphyrinogen III oxidase encodes the protein MSLSLIQKYNVPGPRYTSYPTVPYWEQETFTRESWLESCKRSFIESNDTEGISIYIHLPFCESLCTFCGCHKRITKRHEVENPYIQAVLKEWQLYCNLFGAKPKIKEIHLGGGTPTFFSPENLTMLIEGITNNAIIADNHEFSFEGHPNNTTKEHLATLYNLGFRRVSFGVQDYNPEVQKAIHREQSFHNVAKVTLWAKELGYTSISHDIIYGLPFQNLAHVIDTIEKTKSLSPDRLAFYSYAHVPWIKGNGQRGFNDEDVPKDNEKRELYEKGKELLLKNDYVEIGMDHFALKSDSLYKALNSQNIHRNFMGYTSSKTQVMIGLGVSSISDSWYSFAQNEKDIDTYYSLLDENIIPVTKGHILTEEDLIIRKHILNLMCSLSTDLDEDIDKINFTPILQELKEFEEDQLINITGNKIKISKKGRAFVRNICMAFDLRLQRNKPQRQLFSMTI
- a CDS encoding rhodanese-like domain-containing protein, giving the protein MRTKNVMKFFLVLCMGISTVACAQEKKDHLMSNETFKEVIETNKVQLLDVRTEKEFNEGTIEYAQNIDVLQDNFLEEANKLDKSQPLYIFCKSGKRSAKARNMLLEQGFEQVYELKEGYSKWNTTSVEN
- a CDS encoding DUF4834 family protein produces the protein MDTASFGGFIKTLLIIVLVYYAFKFAMRYLFPLLLMKVAKKAGQNFQERQQQQYNQYRENQSQQAKPDTSSDNQVPRSTKVVGEYIEFEEIDTK
- a CDS encoding YfhO family protein, with the protein product MNTLKKFLPHFLVVIGFAIVALLYFSPVLSGKVIHQSDIVQYTGMAKEQIDYRLQSGDEPYWTNSAFGGMPTYQLGAKYPHNYVKALDSAIRFLPRPADYLFVYFIGFYILLISLGMKPLRSFIGALAFGFSTYLIIILGVGHNAKAHAIAYMPMVVAGVLLVFRKHYIKGGILTLVAAALEISANHFQMTYYLLLLLVVIGVYYTVVYIKNKEFKELGTAIGIFIVAGILSIGANATNLMATSEYTKFSTRSNSELSFQADGSPKTSSNAMSYEYITEYSYGLFESFNLLVPRLTGGANNEKLDSKSNVYSYFGSLGASHQQAAEMAEHSPTYWGDQPIVAAPAYIGIVVFFLFVVGMFAEKRNVKYVFVIGAVLSLLLSWGKNFPLLTDFFIDFVPLYNKFRAVSSIQVILELCIPALAIMGLYAYSKIEKEEQMAVLKKSAIITVLLFAFLFVIKGTLSFIGLNDDYYRNAYGEIGPGYIKALIDDRKSLYTADLIRAFILVLFTAVTLFFTAKEKISAKISVIIIGVLMVGDLVLVDRRYVNDSNFVLATQMTNPFQATQADKVILNDPSHFRVYEVAGGFNSARSSFFHNSLGGYHAAKPRRMQELAEYQLSGKNNMEVLNMMNVRYVIQKDEQGQDIPMLNENANGNAWFVSTIKKVSTADDEMKAFDQLKTKTEAVVNTAQFSNINLKDNYTVDSATISLRSYAPNKVVYDYVNEEDAVAVFSEIYYPKGWVAKIDGVTETPIFAADYVLRAVVLPKGKHTVEFTFEPEVIKKGGMISLISSFLILLVIVGGVLYVVRMEKEKRA
- a CDS encoding glycosyltransferase family 4 protein, which translates into the protein MTEKKKVLIISYYWPPAGGPGVQRWLKFVKYLPDFAIEPILYIPDNATYPLMDNNLIKEVNPDVTILRNKISEPYKLAKVFSSNKTSSLSAGMIPNQKKQTFIDKLLLWVRGNCFIPDARVKWVKPSVVYLTKYLQDNPDVKTIITTGPPHSMHLIGMALKEKLGVNWIADFRDPWTTIGYHKELKLTEKSKQAHLNLEKQVLNNADEIIVTSKTTKSEFEEKTNTPITVITNGYDITNVGKVALDDKFTLAHIGSFLANRNPRVLWKAISELRKENKEFKAQFQLKLIGKVSQEILDTIKEFKLEGCTLNMGYIDHIDSLKQMRASQVLLLVEIDSDDTKAIIPGKLFEYMASERPILGIGPEESDFFEIIQQTNTGKVALYSEKDKIMDVLSEYFELYKNKQLNVHGMGLQYYSRKRLTEKLVSVIKKY